AGGCGACGCTGCCATCCATCATGTCGCGTTTGGCGCCCATCGCCGGGCGCGGCACCGCGATGGGCCTGTATTCCACCTCGCAGTTCCTGGGAGCGTTCATCGGTGGAGTGGGCGCCGGCTGGCTGCGCGGGCAATATGGTGCGCAGGGGGTGTTCCTGGGCGGGCTGGGCGTGTGCGTGGTGTGGCTGGCGGTAGCGATCGGACTCCGTCCGCCGACACCCCTGCAGACGCGTCTGATCGAGGTTGGTAATGTCACTGCGGCGCGGGCGCGCAGCCTCACTAGCGAGCTGGCGGCCCTGACCGGGGTGGCGGAAGCAGTGGTGATCCCGGAGGAAGGGGTGGCCTATTTGCGCGTGGACGGCACGCGTTTCGAGTCAGCCAGTCTGGAACGGTTCAAGATAGCGTGAGAGTAATCGGCATACGGAGGCAATCATGGCGCGCGGAGTAAACAAGGTAATTCTGATCGGCAACCTGGGGCGCGACCCGGAAGTGCGCTATACGGCGGGCGGTGCGGCGGTGGCCAACCTGGCCATCGCCACCACCGACTCGTGGAAGGACAAACAGACCGGCGAGAAAAAGGAAAGCACCGAGTGGCACCGGGTGGTGTTGTTCGGAAGATTGGGCGAAATAGCCGGCGAGTACCTCAAGAAAGGCCGTTCGGTGTACATCGAAGGCCGCCTGCAAACCCGCAAATACGAAAAAGAGGGCCAGACCCACTACAGCACTGAAATCGTCGGCTCCGACATGCAGATGCTCGGCGGTGGCGAGGGCCGTGGCGAAGGTGGCGGTGGCTGGAACAAACAATCCGATGACGAGGGCGGTGCCTGGGGTGGAGACGACTCGACCGGGCGTCCGCGCGCCGCGCCGGGCGAAGCGCGCAAACCCGCCGCCGCGGCCAAGCCGGCCGACGACTTCGGTGGCGATTTCGACGACGATATTCCGTTCTGAGGCTGCTCTTGATAACGCGCCTTGAACAACGTTTTCAGGGCACCGTAGTCACGGCCCGCCGCAATCGGTCGTTGACCGCCTGCCAGGGCTCGTCTTGCGGCGGCGCTTCGATCAGCAGGTGCGCGTGGCCCTGTGCGTCCAGTGCGCGCAGCGCGGCGTACAAGCCGCGGCCGTAGTCAGCCGGTTCATTCGGCAGGGCGATGCCGGTGTCCGCTGGACCGTGGCCGATAGCAAGCACGCCCACTGCCAGTCCCTGGCTGGCGAGCTGTGCCAGCCGGGCGGGGAGGGCGGCACAGTCAATCAGTTCCGCTGGCGTCTGTGGCGCGTAGTGGCGTTGCAGCTGTCCCGGCGTGCGTGGTTCGGTGCCGCCTGGCAGATGGGTAGTCTCGCCAAGCAGGCGACTGATGTCTTGCGGCGTGATGGCACCGGGGCGTAGTACTACCGGCGCGCCGCGACTGAGGTCGACGATGGTCGACTCAATCCCGATCTGACACGGCCCGCCGTCCAAAATCAGTGATATCGCATCGCCGAACTCCGCTTCGACGTGGGCCGCGGTGGTCGGACTGATATGGCCGAAGCGATTCGCCGACGGTGCCGCAATACCGCTGCCGAAGGCGCGCAACAGGGCGAGCGCGACCGGATGGTCAGGCACGCGCAGGGCGACGGTGTCCTGCCCGCCGGTGACGGTTTTGGGCACCCGTGGGCCACGCGCCAGAATCAGCGTCAGTGGTCCCGGCCAGAAGGCCTGTGCCAGTGCGTGAGCGGCGGCTGGCACGTCGGCTGCCCAGTCTTGCAAGGGCGTGTCGGGCGGCAGGTGAACGATCAAGGGGTGATCCACGGGCCGGCCCTTGAGGGCGAAGATACGCGCCACCGCGATGGGGTTTAGGGCGTCTGCGCCAAGCCCGTAGACGGTTTCCGTCGGCAAGGCCACCACCTTGCCGGCGCGCAGCAAGGCCACGGCTCGCGCGATCGAGCGGTCCATCATGGGGTCAGACGGTCGATCTGCGCCGCCAGGATGAAGTCGTTCAGGCTCAAACCGCCGACCGAGTGTGTCCATAGGGTGATCTGGACCCGACCCCAGGCAAGCAGCAGGTCGGGATGGTGATCTTGCGCCTCAGCCAGGGCGCCAATCCGGTTGACCAGTGCCAGGCCGGTGGCGAAATCCGGCAGCGGGTAGGCACGCTGCAGATGCTGCCCATCCACTACCCGCCAGGCGGGGTCGATCCGGGGCAGCAGCGCCCGCACCTCATCGGCAGCCAGGGACGGTGTACCGGCAGGCAGGGGCGCGCAGTGCTGCTGGGCGAGTTCGATCATGGTTCAGCCTCGTTCGAACAGGGCAATCGATTCTACGTGCGCGGTGTGCGGAAACATGTCGACGATGCCCGCTTGCGCCAGGCGGTAGCCGTGGCCGGTCAGGAGTCCGGCGTCGCGCGCCAGTGTGGCCGGGTTGCACGACACATACACGATACGCGCGGGCCACGGTTTGCCCAGGGCGCCGCACAGCTCCTGCGCGCCCGAGCGGGGCGGATCAAGCAGCCAGGCGTCGCAGCGACCAAGCCGCGCCACCGCGCCGGCCGCGTCCTGATAAAGATCGGCCACTTCAAACGTGCACCGCTCGGCCAGGCCGGCCCGCTTGGCATTGCCACGTGCCCGTGCGACCAGCGCGCTGTCGCCTTCCACACCGTGCACGCAGGCGCCTGCGTGCGCCATGGCCAGGCTGAAATTGCCCACACCACAGAAAAGATCGGCCACCCGCGCGCCGGCCACCGGCGCCAGCAGACTGACGGCAAGCGGCACCAGGCGCTGGTTGATATCGAAGTTGACCTGCGTGAAATCGAGCGGCCCGAACTGAAGTTCGAGTCCATACGCATCCAGCCGATACGCCAGCGGCTGGTCCGAGCCCGGCGGCAAGGGATGCAGCGTGTCCGGCCCGCCCGGCTGCAAGAACCAGCGCACCGCGTGGGTGATCGCAAACGTCGCCAGCGAGGCCCGGTCCTCGCTGCTGAGGGGCTTCATGTGGCGCAGCACCAACACCACGTCGTCGTCCGTGGCGGTGACCTCCAGTTGCGGAACATCGCCACTGATGGACAGCGTGCCGATAAGCTCGCGCAGCGGTTGAATCAGCTTGCCAAGACGCGCGTCGAGCACCGGACAGTCGTGCATTTCCGTCAAGTACGATGAGCGCCGCTCGCGAAAGCCCACCAGCACGCCGCCTTTCTTGTCCACCTTGCGCACGCCCAGCCGCGCCCGGCGCCGGTAATGCCATGCCGGACCGATCACCGGATCGATCCAACTGGCCGGCTGCACGCCACCGATGCGTGCCAGCTTTTCGGCGAGCAGCGTCTGCTTGTCCTGCACCTGGGCGGCGTGCGTCTGATGCTGCAATACGCAACCGCCACAGCGCTCGTATACCGGGCAGACCGGTGTCACCCGCTGCGCCGAGGCCTCCAGCACCTCGGTGACCAGGCTCTCGTCATAGCTGCCGTGCCGGCGCAGTAGCGTGGCGTTGACCCGCTCGCCGGCCAGTCCTCCGTGTACAAAACACAGCTTGCCGTCGATGTGGGCGACGCCCTGGCCGCCGTCGGCCATGTGCTCGATATGCAATGGCTCTGAAAGGGCCTGAGCGGCTGCGGGGCGGGCGCGAAAGTTACGACGATTCATTTAATGGGAAAGCCTGGACCCGTGGAGCAACGCGCAATTATGAGCGCGGTCGTGGTCGCGCCGCCTTTTCAGGCGCCCGGGCGGGTCCGCCTGGGCAGCGTTACCAGCAATACGCCGGTGAGCACCAATCCCGCGCCAAGCAGTTGCACCGGCGTAGCGGGTTCCCCAAGCACCAACACGCCAAGGTAAATGGTGAGAATTGGTCCGGCCGACCCGACCAGCGCCACCTGACTCGCCCCACTGCGTTTAATGGCTTCCGCCAGCAACATCGCCGGCAGGACTGTGGAGACCACCGCCATGGCCAAGGCCAGGCCGTAAACCGATGCCGGCTGCCGCAAGTCCGACAGCGGCTGGGTGACGGCAAATTGCAGCAGCACAAAAACAGTTGAGATCAGCATGGCGTAGGCGGCGGTGCGCTGCGCGCCGATCCGCGCGATGGTGTCGCCGCTTGCCAGCAGGTACAGGGCATAGGCGACCGCCGATCCGAACACCAGCGCGCTGCCCAGCAACAGGCCGCTGCGGTCCCCGGTCAGGTGCAGGTCACTTGCAAATGCCAGCGCGATGCCGCCGTAGGACAGGGCGAGCGCGACCGTCTGACGCCGGGACACGCGCCTGCCGGTGAGCCAGGCACTGATCACTACCACCATGGTGGGGTACAGGAACAGGATCAGCCGTTCCAGCCCCGCATTGATGTAGTTCAGTCCCCAAAAATC
This sequence is a window from Immundisolibacter sp.. Protein-coding genes within it:
- the ssb gene encoding single-stranded DNA-binding protein translates to MMARGVNKVILIGNLGRDPEVRYTAGGAAVANLAIATTDSWKDKQTGEKKESTEWHRVVLFGRLGEIAGEYLKKGRSVYIEGRLQTRKYEKEGQTHYSTEIVGSDMQMLGGGEGRGEGGGGWNKQSDDEGGAWGGDDSTGRPRAAPGEARKPAAAAKPADDFGGDFDDDIPF
- a CDS encoding L-threonylcarbamoyladenylate synthase, with protein sequence MDRSIARAVALLRAGKVVALPTETVYGLGADALNPIAVARIFALKGRPVDHPLIVHLPPDTPLQDWAADVPAAAHALAQAFWPGPLTLILARGPRVPKTVTGGQDTVALRVPDHPVALALLRAFGSGIAAPSANRFGHISPTTAAHVEAEFGDAISLILDGGPCQIGIESTIVDLSRGAPVVLRPGAITPQDISRLLGETTHLPGGTEPRTPGQLQRHYAPQTPAELIDCAALPARLAQLASQGLAVGVLAIGHGPADTGIALPNEPADYGRGLYAALRALDAQGHAHLLIEAPPQDEPWQAVNDRLRRAVTTVP
- a CDS encoding 4a-hydroxytetrahydrobiopterin dehydratase; its protein translation is MIELAQQHCAPLPAGTPSLAADEVRALLPRIDPAWRVVDGQHLQRAYPLPDFATGLALVNRIGALAEAQDHHPDLLLAWGRVQITLWTHSVGGLSLNDFILAAQIDRLTP
- the rlmD gene encoding 23S rRNA (uracil(1939)-C(5))-methyltransferase RlmD, coding for MNRRNFRARPAAAQALSEPLHIEHMADGGQGVAHIDGKLCFVHGGLAGERVNATLLRRHGSYDESLVTEVLEASAQRVTPVCPVYERCGGCVLQHQTHAAQVQDKQTLLAEKLARIGGVQPASWIDPVIGPAWHYRRRARLGVRKVDKKGGVLVGFRERRSSYLTEMHDCPVLDARLGKLIQPLRELIGTLSISGDVPQLEVTATDDDVVLVLRHMKPLSSEDRASLATFAITHAVRWFLQPGGPDTLHPLPPGSDQPLAYRLDAYGLELQFGPLDFTQVNFDINQRLVPLAVSLLAPVAGARVADLFCGVGNFSLAMAHAGACVHGVEGDSALVARARGNAKRAGLAERCTFEVADLYQDAAGAVARLGRCDAWLLDPPRSGAQELCGALGKPWPARIVYVSCNPATLARDAGLLTGHGYRLAQAGIVDMFPHTAHVESIALFERG
- a CDS encoding DMT family transporter, which translates into the protein MPVLPSARHVRLTGTMFALLAAFGFSVKAILVKLAYAWHTVDAVTLLALRMLFALPFFLALAWYARGAKGSARLRADDWFRLIWLGLTGYYLASILDFWGLNYINAGLERLILFLYPTMVVVISAWLTGRRVSRRQTVALALSYGGIALAFASDLHLTGDRSGLLLGSALVFGSAVAYALYLLASGDTIARIGAQRTAAYAMLISTVFVLLQFAVTQPLSDLRQPASVYGLALAMAVVSTVLPAMLLAEAIKRSGASQVALVGSAGPILTIYLGVLVLGEPATPVQLLGAGLVLTGVLLVTLPRRTRPGA